From Roseovarius nanhaiticus, one genomic window encodes:
- a CDS encoding type II secretion system F family protein, with amino-acid sequence MSDQLMQNFVWLAFGGLVMFILGLAALLQTERDRTRLTLRLSRVNGTGPARRESRVGRQSGSLAHAGAQLRRLVARMGERLSAVLGGEARETADDLSSAGFRSRDALLIYAFLKSVLPSAALIGGLAWVLVTTPIGVGMIFPVAKVIAVALGMSKSVDFVVDRKRKTRLARIRRGFPDMLELLVISSEAGLGPQPALQRVATELQATNPEIAGEVLQMVSEMRMTNDRRAAYDKMNIRVPLPEIGVFTQTLDQSDTYGTPFSRAMRTLIEEQRANRLMAVEEKAARLPVIMTLPLIFCIMPAVFVVLVGPAALSVFDNILKGG; translated from the coding sequence ATGTCTGATCAACTGATGCAGAATTTCGTCTGGCTGGCCTTTGGCGGTTTGGTGATGTTCATCCTGGGCCTCGCGGCCTTGCTGCAAACCGAACGGGACCGCACGCGGCTGACATTGCGCCTGTCCCGCGTCAATGGCACCGGCCCGGCGCGCCGGGAAAGCCGCGTGGGCCGTCAAAGCGGCAGCCTTGCCCACGCGGGCGCGCAATTGCGGCGGTTGGTGGCGCGCATGGGCGAGCGTCTGTCGGCGGTGCTGGGAGGCGAGGCACGCGAGACGGCGGATGATCTATCGTCTGCCGGGTTCCGCAGCCGCGATGCCCTGCTGATCTACGCCTTTCTCAAAAGCGTGCTGCCCAGTGCCGCGCTGATCGGTGGTCTGGCCTGGGTTCTGGTGACGACACCCATCGGCGTGGGCATGATTTTCCCGGTCGCCAAAGTGATCGCCGTAGCCCTTGGCATGTCTAAATCCGTGGATTTCGTCGTGGACCGCAAGCGCAAGACGCGCCTTGCCCGGATCCGGCGCGGCTTTCCGGATATGCTGGAATTGCTGGTCATTTCCTCGGAGGCAGGCTTGGGCCCGCAACCCGCGCTGCAGCGTGTCGCGACGGAATTGCAGGCGACCAATCCGGAAATCGCGGGGGAAGTCCTGCAAATGGTGTCCGAAATGCGGATGACCAACGACCGCCGCGCGGCCTATGACAAGATGAACATCCGCGTGCCGCTGCCCGAGATCGGCGTCTTCACGCAGACATTGGACCAGTCCGACACCTATGGCACGCCGTTTTCCCGCGCCATGCGCACCCTGATCGAAGAGCAGCGCGCGAACCGCCTGATGGCGGTCGAGGAAAAGGCCGCACGCCTGCCCGTCATCATGACCCTGCCCCTGATTTTTTGCATCATGCCCGCCGTTTTCGTAGTGCTGGTCGGCCCTGCAGCGCTGAGCGTCTTCGACAACATCCTGAAGGGAGGCTAG
- a CDS encoding TadE/TadG family type IV pilus assembly protein, giving the protein MKRLLTSFRANQSGAVAVEFVLIAPILFGLLFGIVTLGYFMGISHSVTQLASGAARSSAAGLDANERMLLADTYLSEASERYPLLVQDGLTPIIAYQGADPAGITVTVSYAVDGTLLDIANGFLGLGITSIDGSAYLAY; this is encoded by the coding sequence ATGAAACGCTTGCTGACCTCTTTCAGAGCAAATCAGTCCGGCGCCGTGGCCGTCGAGTTCGTGCTGATCGCCCCGATCCTTTTCGGCCTCTTGTTCGGTATCGTCACGCTTGGCTATTTCATGGGTATCAGCCATTCGGTAACCCAATTGGCAAGCGGGGCAGCACGCTCGTCGGCTGCGGGTCTCGATGCAAACGAGCGCATGTTGCTGGCCGACACCTACCTGTCCGAGGCAAGCGAGCGCTATCCCTTGCTCGTTCAGGACGGGCTGACACCCATTATTGCCTACCAGGGCGCCGATCCTGCCGGGATTACCGTGACTGTGAGCTACGCGGTCGACGGCACGCTGCTGGACATTGCCAATGGATTCCTGGGCCTCGGCATCACCTCGATCGACGGGAGTGCGTATCTTGCCTACTGA
- a CDS encoding CpaF family protein — translation MTMHFPQSLRHDALAQVLKIAKQIDAEGLSASERANVAVSYVVENASSPWPLALQREILADATATLEAKAPTPALTPAPKPTPAPAPQRSAIPPAAPPRSLSPAPAAPAPSSNLMNMSNEVVKALSEVLDFSELARETRPEQEAQIHGAIRTLSEDRKMHLNGREVDDLVGAVLADMLGLGPLEALLADDRVTDIMVNGPEQVFVERGGKLEMTGITFRDNAHVFAIASRIVSAVGRRIDESQPMVDARLKDGSRVNVAVPPLAIDGPTITIRKFPKNPVKLDALVAGGTLSTQMAGLLAMASFLRLNILISGGTGSGKTTLMNAMSQFIPAGERLVTIEDAAELRLQQPHVVRFETRPPNVEGTGEVTMRTLVRNALRMRPDRIIIGEIRGDEVLDLLQAMNTGHDGSMSTLHANSPREALTRVESMAALAGFAPGNGVVRRQLTDAVHLIVQVSRMRDGKRRITSISEIAGLAGDTVTLQELFTYDTDASSTRTEVKGAFKYSGYRPKFAKRAAEYGVSNDLDTLLGG, via the coding sequence CCGAGGGCCTTTCTGCCTCCGAGCGTGCCAATGTCGCCGTCAGCTACGTGGTGGAAAATGCCAGCTCGCCTTGGCCGCTCGCGCTTCAGCGCGAGATCCTGGCCGATGCCACCGCAACGCTGGAGGCAAAAGCCCCGACACCGGCGTTGACGCCTGCCCCCAAGCCCACGCCAGCACCCGCACCGCAGAGATCCGCGATACCGCCGGCAGCCCCGCCCCGGTCTTTGTCCCCGGCCCCAGCTGCCCCTGCGCCCTCGTCCAACCTGATGAATATGTCCAACGAGGTCGTGAAGGCGCTGTCCGAAGTCCTCGACTTCTCCGAGTTGGCACGCGAGACCCGCCCCGAGCAGGAAGCGCAGATCCACGGCGCCATTCGTACCCTCTCGGAAGATCGCAAGATGCACCTGAACGGGCGCGAAGTCGATGATCTGGTCGGTGCGGTTCTCGCAGACATGCTGGGCCTTGGCCCGCTTGAGGCGTTGCTGGCGGATGACCGCGTGACGGACATCATGGTCAACGGCCCCGAGCAGGTCTTTGTCGAGCGTGGTGGAAAGCTGGAAATGACGGGCATCACGTTTCGTGACAACGCGCATGTCTTTGCCATCGCCAGCCGCATCGTCAGCGCAGTCGGGCGCCGCATCGACGAATCCCAGCCAATGGTCGATGCCCGGCTCAAGGATGGAAGCCGCGTCAATGTCGCGGTGCCGCCCCTGGCGATCGACGGACCGACGATCACGATCCGCAAGTTCCCGAAAAACCCGGTCAAGCTGGACGCGCTTGTCGCGGGCGGCACTCTCAGCACCCAGATGGCGGGACTTCTGGCAATGGCCTCGTTCCTGCGTCTCAACATCCTGATTTCGGGCGGAACAGGCTCGGGCAAGACGACGCTAATGAATGCGATGTCGCAATTCATTCCAGCAGGCGAGCGTCTGGTCACCATCGAGGACGCGGCCGAATTGCGCCTGCAACAGCCGCATGTCGTCCGGTTCGAGACGCGCCCGCCGAATGTCGAAGGCACGGGCGAGGTCACAATGCGGACGCTGGTGCGCAATGCCCTGCGGATGCGTCCGGACCGCATCATCATCGGCGAAATTCGCGGCGACGAGGTGCTGGACCTGCTTCAGGCGATGAATACCGGCCATGACGGATCAATGAGCACATTGCACGCCAACTCTCCGCGCGAGGCACTGACCCGCGTCGAAAGCATGGCGGCCCTGGCGGGGTTCGCGCCTGGAAATGGCGTCGTGCGCCGCCAGTTGACCGATGCCGTGCATCTCATCGTGCAGGTCTCGCGCATGCGTGACGGCAAACGGCGGATCACGTCGATCTCTGAAATCGCAGGTCTCGCCGGGGACACCGTCACCTTGCAGGAGCTTTTCACGTACGACACTGACGCAAGCAGCACACGCACCGAGGTAAAGGGCGCGTTCAAGTATTCCGGCTACCGCCCGAAATTCGCCAAGCGGGCGGCAGAATACGGCGTCAGCAATGACCTCGACACGTTGCTGGGAGGTTAA
- a CDS encoding type II secretion system F family protein yields MTLILFVVGAVVFAGLTLSLLVQADRQRRRHQARLQRARADIVRASAKTRQKSAAKGGKHSLSARIERHLEQTNLRTSLTELMVQLSLGALGLYALCVLVLKLHPLVALPLVIALPVLAAILVLRIAKARYRAAFTAQLPETLDVFARGLRAGRPVSDSLAIVVETASGPVQREFARCHDEICMGKTLADSLERLARRVPTAEVSFFSVATSLQAETGGNLIETMECLAGQLRERRKLRKKARALSSEARASAMILASLPFAVALALAIMNGAYLEPLYADPRGRVMSIAAVSSIGLGVFMMARMGKLDV; encoded by the coding sequence ATGACGCTCATACTGTTTGTGGTCGGTGCCGTTGTTTTTGCGGGGCTGACCCTGTCGCTTCTGGTTCAGGCAGATCGCCAGCGGCGCCGCCATCAGGCGCGATTGCAGCGGGCACGCGCGGACATTGTGCGCGCCAGTGCCAAGACGCGCCAGAAATCAGCCGCAAAAGGGGGCAAGCACAGCCTTTCCGCGCGGATCGAGCGGCATCTGGAGCAGACCAATCTGAGGACCAGCCTGACCGAGCTTATGGTGCAACTCTCGCTCGGGGCGCTTGGGCTTTATGCCCTGTGTGTGCTGGTGCTGAAACTGCATCCACTCGTTGCGCTGCCCCTCGTCATCGCGCTGCCGGTTCTGGCCGCGATCCTTGTCCTGCGCATTGCCAAGGCCCGGTATCGCGCGGCCTTCACCGCTCAGCTTCCCGAAACGCTCGACGTCTTTGCACGTGGCCTGCGGGCGGGTCGGCCTGTCTCGGACTCACTCGCCATCGTGGTGGAGACGGCCAGCGGCCCGGTCCAGCGTGAATTCGCGCGGTGCCACGATGAGATCTGCATGGGCAAAACCCTTGCCGACAGCCTCGAAAGGCTGGCCAGGAGGGTGCCGACCGCGGAAGTCAGTTTTTTCTCGGTCGCCACATCGCTGCAGGCCGAGACCGGCGGCAACCTGATCGAGACGATGGAGTGCCTGGCGGGCCAGCTGCGCGAGCGGCGCAAACTTCGCAAGAAGGCCCGCGCGCTATCGTCCGAGGCGCGCGCCAGCGCGATGATCCTCGCGTCCCTGCCCTTTGCCGTCGCCCTCGCCCTCGCGATCATGAACGGCGCCTATCTGGAGCCGCTCTATGCCGATCCGCGCGGCCGCGTGATGTCGATCGCGGCAGTGTCCAGCATCGGCCTGGGCGTGTTCATGATGGCAAGAATGGGCAAGCTCGATGTCTGA